The sequence GCACCGGCAACCCGCCGACGCTCTCCCCCCGCCGCAGCGCCGGCTCTGGTTCGTCGACCAGCTCGCGCCGTCCAGCGCGCCGTACAACATCGCGGTGGCGCACCGGTTGCGCGGGCCGCTGGACACGGCCGCGCTCGGCGCCGCGCTGCGGGCCGTGGCTGTCCGGCACGACGTGCTGCGGTGGCGCATCCCGCAGACCAGCGGCGTGCCGTACGCGGTCTGCGCGGAGCCCACCGACGTGGCGGTGCCGGTGGTCGACCTGACCGACAGCGCCGACCGGGAGGCGGAGCTGGCCCGGATGCTCGCCGCCGGCGCCGCGCACCCGTTCGACCTGGCCACCGGGCCGCCCTGGCAGGTGACCGTCTACCGGCTCGGGCCGGACCAGCACGTGCTGGCGGTCACCTGGCACCACGCGGTCTTCGACGGCTGGTCCGAGCGGGTCTGCTACGACGACTTGGCCACCGGGTACGGCCGGGCGGTGGCCGGCCAGCCGCCCGCGCTGCCGGAGCTGCCCGCCCGCTACGCCGACTACGCGGTGTGGCGGGACGCGCGGGACCGGCGTCGGGGCGAGGCCGATCTGGCCTGGTGGGCCGGGCACCTGAGTGGCGCGCCGACCGTCCTGGAGCTGCCCCGCGACCGGCCCCGGCCGGCGGTTCAGACCTACGCGGGCGCGGAGGCGTCCGTCCGGTTGTCGGCGCCGGCCGACCACGCCGTGCGGGAGCTGGCCGAGCGGCGCGGCACGACGGTCGCCGCGGTGCTGCTCGCCGCCTTCGGTGAGCTGATCGCCCGGCTCACCGGCGGCGACGACCACGTGCTCGGGGCGATCGTCGCCGACCGGCGGCTGGCCGCCTTCGACGACGTGGTCGGCTTCTTCATCGACACCGTGCCGGTCCGGGTACGGACCGCCGGCGCGAGCTTCGCCGAGCTGGTCGACCGGTGCGCCGACGAGCTGCACGAGGCCACGGCGCACCCCGGCGCGCCACTGGAACGCATCGTCGAGGCACTGGGCGTCGGCCGGGACACCGCCCGGGCGCCGCTGGTGCAGGTGCTGTTCAACGTGCTCAACTTCGCCCCGCCCCGACTGGACCTGAGCGGGCTGAGCGCCGAGCCGGTGGCCGTGCCTAAGCCCGGCTCGCCGTTCGACATCACCGTCTACGTGGTGGAGCGCGACGGCCGGGCCGGGGTCGAGGTGGTCTACAACCCCGACCTGTTCGACGCCACCCGGATCGAGGACCTGCTCGCCGACCTGGCGGACCTGGTGGACGCGCTGGCTGCCACGCCGCACGCGCCGGCCCGTGCGGTGGCCGGGGACCTGCCCCGGCCCACCGTGCGGGTGCCGCAGCTCGGCGCCATGACGGTCGCCGGTGCGGAGGCCGCCGGCCCGCCGCCCGGTCTGCTGCCCGCCGGACCGGACGGGCTCACCGAGACCGAGGAGCTGATCGCCGGAATCTGGCGGGAGGTCCTCGAGCGGGACCGGGTCGGCGTCACCGACAACTTCTTCGACATCGGCGGCCACTCGCTGGCGCTCGCCGCCGTGCACGCCCGGCTGATCGCCGCCACCGGCCGCTCGATCCGGATGCTCGACCTGTTCCGCCACCCCACCGTCCGGGCCCTCGCCGCCAGCCTGGACGGCGCCGCCGACCGGCCGGAGCTGGCCCGGGCCGCGATGCGGGCCGCCGCCCGCCGTGGCCGTACCCGCCGTATCCCTCCCCGCCGCCCTGGCGGCACCGCGTGACGAAGGACAGCCTGATGAGCAACCCGACCACACGGCCCAACGACGCCACCGACCTGGCGGACGAGGGCATCGAACCGATCGCGATCGTCGGCCTCGCCGCGCGCCTACCCGGCGCCGCCGACGTGCACGAGTTCTGGCGCAACCTGGTCGACGGGGTCGAGTCGGTCACCGAGCTCACCCGCGAGGAGCAGTTGGCCCGGGGCGCGACAGTCAACGAGGTCGACGATCCGGGCTGGGTCAATCGCGTCCCGCTGGTCGACGGGTACGACGAGTTCGACGCCGGGCTGTTCGGGATGACCCGCCGGGAGGCCGAGCTGACCGACCCACAGCACCGGCTGTTCCTGGAGACCTGCCACACCGCGCTGGAGGACGCCGGCTACGACCCGTCGCGCTACGACGGCGCGGTCGGCGTGTACGCGGGCACCGGCGGCAACCTGTACCTGCAGCGCAACGTGCTGCGTAACCAGCGGGTCGGCGGCAACCCGCACACCGCGGTGTCCATCGCCACCGGCAACTCGCCGAACTACGTGGCCACCAACGTGTCGTACCGGCTGGACCTGCGTGGGCCCAGCATGACCGTGCACACCGCCTGCTCGACCTCGTTGGTCGCCTTCCACCTGGCCTGCGAGGCGCTGCGCAACGGCGAGTGCGACATGGCCCTGGCCGGCGCGGCGAACATCGAGCTGCCGCACGTCGGCTACCTGGGGATGGAGGGCTTCACCTCGCCTGACGGCCGGTGCCGCCCGTTCGACGCCGACGCGAACGGCACGGTGTGGGGCAGCGGAGTGGGGGTGACCCTGCTCAAGCGGCTCTCCGACGCCATCGCCGACGGCGACACCGTACGCGCCGTGGTGCTCGGCAACGCGATCAACAACGATGGCGCCGGCAAGGTCGGCTTCACCGCGCCGAGCGTCGACGGGCAGATGGCGGTGGTCGCCCAGGCCGTGGCGATGGCCGACGTCGACCCGCGCACCATCACCTACGTCGAGGCACACGGCACCGGCACGGCGATGGGCGACCCGATCGAGGTGGCCGCGCTCTCCGCGGTCTACACGAAGGACACCGACGAGCGGGGCTGGTGCGGCATCGGCTCGGTGAAGTCGAACATCGGGCACCTCAGCCAGCCGTCGGGCATCGTCAGCGTGATCAAGACGGTGCTGGCCATGGAGCACGGTCTGATTCCACCGACGATCAACTTCGAGACGCCGAACCCGGCGGTCGAGTTCGCCGACACCCCGTTCTTCGTGACGAACACGCTGACCAAGTGGGACGCCGACGGCGGGCCGCGCCGGGCGGGGGTCAGCTCGTTCGGCATCGGCGGCACCAACGCGCACGTGGTGCTGGAGGAGGCGCCGGCGGCGTACCGGGACGACCGGCGGGTGCGCCCGGCGCACCTGCTCCAGGTCTCCGCGGCCACCCCCACCGCCCTGGACGCGGCGGTGCGGCGCCTCGCCGATCACCTGGACGGCGCGGCCGACGCCGGGCCGGAGTACCTCGCCGACATCGCGCACACCCTGCGCGTCGGCCGCCGGCAGTACGCGCACCGCCGCGCCGTGGTCGCCACCGACCTGCCCGCCGCGGTCGCTGCCCTGCGCTCTCCCAAGCGCGGCCCCCGCGCACCGCAACCATTGACCGACAGTCCAGCCCGGGCACAGGTAGCTTTCCTGTTCAGCGGTCAGGGAGCCCAGTACGCCGGCATGGGCGCGCAGCTCTACGCCGAGCAGCCCAGCTTCGCGGCCGCCGTTGACGAGTGCGCCGAGCTGCTCCGCCCCGAACTCGGCCTGGACCTGCGTGACCTGATCCTCGGCCGCGACCCGGCGGCGGGGGAGCGCCTCGTCGAGACCCGCTACACCCAGCCGGCCCTGTTCACCGTCGAGTACGCCCTGGCCGTCCTCTGGCAGGCCGCCGGGGTGCGGCCGGCCGCGATGATCGGCCACTCCATCGGCGAGTACGTCGCCGCCACCATCGCCGGCGTGCTGAACCTGCCCGACGCGCTGCGGGTGGTCGCCGGCCGGGGCCGGCTCATGCAGTCGGTGCCGACCGGGTCGTTGCTGGCGGTGGCGCTGGACGAGTCGGTGGTCGCCGCGCAACTGCCCGCGGAGCTGGCGGTCGCCACCGTCAACGGCCCGGGCACCTGCGTGGTGGCCGGCCCGACCGCGGCGGTCGAGGCGTTCGCCGCCACGCTGGACGGCAAGAGCAAGATGCTGCGCACCTCGCACGCCTTCCACTCGCCGATGATGGACCCGATCCTGGCCGAGTTCACGGCGCTGATGGGCACGGTCACGCTGCGCCCGCCGACGCTGCCGTTCCTGTCCAACGTCACCGGCACCTGGATCACCGCCGAGCAGGCCACCGACCCGGCGTACTGGGCGGCGCACCTGCGGCAGCCGGTCCGTTTCGGCGACTGCGTCGCCACCCTGCTCGCGGCGGGCACCTGGCAGCTGCTCGAGTGCGGCCCCGGCCGGCAGTTGGCCAGCCTGGCCCGGATGCAGGTGGCCAGGGCCGCACCGGAGCAGCGCCCGCTCGCCCCGCTGAGCAGCCTGCCCGGGCCGGGCGACGGCACCGGCGACCTGGCCACCCTGCTCGGCGCCGCTGGCGCGCTCTGGTCCGCCGCCGTGCCCGTGCGCTTCGACGACGACCCGGCGGCCCGGCGGGTGCCGCTGCCCACGTACCCCTTCGAGCGCCGCCGCTTCTGGATCGACCCGGATCCGGAGCAGCCGGTCGTGACCGCCCCGGTCGAGGTGGGTCCGCGACCGCTGCCGCAGTGGTTCGCGGTGCCGGTCTGGCAGCAGGCCGCGCCGCTGCCGGCGGCCGAGCCGCTGGGCCGCTGCCTGGTGCTGACCGCCGGCCCGCGCGGTGACGCGCTGGTCGCCGGCCTGCGGGCCGCCGGCGCCGACCCGATCGTGGTACGCCCCGGCGACTCCTTCGCCGGGACCGACAACGGCTACCACCTGCGCCCCGGTGTACGCGCCGACTACGACGACCTGGTCGCGGCGCTTACCGCCGACGCGGTGCCGGCCCGGTTCGTGCACGCGTTCACGCTGGACGGCCCGCCAGCCGGCACCGACATCGCGGCGGTCTGGGCCGCGCAGGAGCGGGGCTTCTTCAGCGCCCTGCACCTGGTGCAGGCACTCGCTGGCGCCGGCCTGACCAGCGAGGACGACGGCCTCGCCCTGGACCTGGTGACCAGCGGGGTCGGCGACGTCCGCGGCGACGACCTGCGTCGCCCGGAGCACACCACCCTGGCCGGGCTGGTCCGGGTGCTGCCGGCCGAGCTGCCCGGGCTGGCCGTGCGGCTGGTCGACGGGGACCCGGCCGAGGACGACGTCGCCGCCGTGGTCGCCGAGCTGCGCCGCCTCCTGGACCCGGAGCGGGCCGAGGTGGCGCTGCGGGGGCGGCGTCGCTGGCTGCCCGGCTTCGAGCAGGTGACGGTGGACTCCGAGGTGGAGGCGGGAGCCCTGCGTGACGGTGGCCGGTACGTGATCACCGGTGGCCTCGGCGGCATCGGCATCACCCTGGCCGAGGACTTCGCCACCCGGGCCCGGGCCAGGCTGGTGCTGCTGGCCCGCTCCGGGCTGCCGGAGCGTGAGCGGTGGGACGACCACCTCGCGGTGCACGGCGACGACCGGGCCGGCCGGGCCATCGCGGCGATCCGCCGGATGGAGGCCGCGGGCGCCGAGGTGCTGGTGCTCGCCGCCGACGTCACCGACCCGGCCGACCTGCGCCGGGTCCGCGACGCCGCGCAGGCCGCGTACGGTGGCATCGACGGCATCGTGCATGCGGCCGGCCTGCCCGGCGGGGGAATGGCCGAGGTGAAGGAGCGGGCCGAGGCCGAGCGGGTGCTCGCCCCGAAGCTCGCCGGCACGCTCGCCCTCGCCCAGGTCTTCGGTGACCTGCCACTGGACTTCGTGGTGCTGTGCTCGTCGATCACCGCCGTGGTCGGCGGCTTCGGACAGGTCGACTACTGCGCCGCGAACGCGTTCCTCGACGCGCACGCGCGCTCGGGCGCAGGCTGGCGGGCACCGGTGCTGTCGCAGAACTGGGGCGGCTGGGCCGAGGTCGGCATGGCCGTGGAGACCGCCGTGCCGGCCGGCTTCCGGGCGGCCGGCCGGGACACCGTCACCGCGGCGGTCGACCACCCGGTGCTCACCACGAAGGTCACCGGGCCAGACGGCACCGTGCTGCACGGGCTGGTCTCCGCGGCCACCCACTGGCTGCTCGACGAGCACCGGATCGGGGGTGTGCCGGTGGTGCCGGGCACCGCCCACCTGGAGTCGGTCCGGGCCGCGGTGGCCGCCGCGCTGCCCGCGCCCGGTCCGGCCGCGGCGGTGGAGCTGCGCGACGTGGTTTTCCTCGAGCCGTTCGCGGTGCCCGAAGGCACCGTCGCCCAGTACCGGGTGGAGCTGACCGGCACCGACGAGGGCGGCACCGAGTTCGCGGTGCGGAGCCTCGCAGGCGGCCGGCTGCGGACCCACGTGCGGGGCGGCGCGGGCTGGACCGACGAGCCGGCACCGGCACCGCAACCGGCCACGGTCGTGGGTCGCCGGGTGGACGACGACGCGTCGTTCGGGCGGGGCCGGACCAGCATGCTGACGTTCGGGCCGCGCTGGGCCGCGCTGCGGGAGCACCACCTGGCCGACGGCGAGGAGCTGGCGGTCGTCGAGGCGCCCGCCTCGGCGGCCGACGACCTGCCCGTCTGGGGCCTGCACCCGGCACTGCTGGACGTGGCGACCGCGTTCGGTCGGGGCCAGGGCAGTGGCACCTACCTGCCACTGTCCTACGGCCGGATCGTGGTGCGCGGTTCGCTGCCGGCCCGGTTCACCAGCCGGTTGCGGCACCGCACCGGCGGCACCGACGAGGTGGTCGCCGCGGACCTGTCGCTGCGCGACCCGGACGGCCGGGAGCTGGTCGAGATCAGCGACTTCGTCCTGCGCAGGGTGGACCAGGGCGCCGTCACCGGTGGCCTGAGCGGGCCTGCCGGCGACGACGCAGGGGCGGTGCCGGCCCCGTCCACCGAGGACATCCGGCCGGTGGACGGCGCGGAGGCGTTCCGCCGTAGCCTCACCGCCGGTCTCGGCGCCCAGGTGGTGATCGCCACCCGGACGGTCGAGGACATTCGGCACCGTGCCGGCCGGGTCACCTCCGGCAACCTGGCCGGCGACGAGGCGGCCTCCGGGCCGGCCGCGACCGGGGCGTCGGCCGGCACGGCCGGGCCGGGCACCGAGTTGGAACTGGCCATCGCCCGGGTCTGGCAGGACCGGCTCGGGGTGCCCGAGGTGGGCGTCGACGACGACTTCTTCGCCCTGGGCGGCAACTCCCTGGTCGCGGTCCAGCTGATCGCGGCGATGCGCACGGCGACCGGGGTGCGCCTGCCGATGCGCAGCCTCTTCGAGACCCCCACCGTGGCCGGGCTGGCAGCCCGGATCGAGGAACTGCGCGTCGCCGCGGCCGAGACCGACGAGCCGGTCACCCCGGCACCGATCCCCGCCATTCCGCGACTGCCCCGTGCGTGACGAGAAACCAGGAGTGGAGAGAACAATGAGCGACACGACCGCCACGCTGCCCGTGGTCGTCGAATCCGACGGCCGGACACTGACCGAGCTGATCACCGAGCGCCGCGCCGAGCTGCGGGCAGCCGTGGCCGAGCAGGGCGGGTTGTTGTTCCGCGGCTTCGACGTGGGCGGGGTGGACGGCTTCGACCGGGTGGTCCGGGCGCTGGCCGGTGAGCCGCTGACCTACACCGAGCGGTCCTCACCACGACACGCCATCAAGGGCCGGGTGTACACCTCGACCGACTACCCGCCGGACGAGGAGATCTTCCTGCACAACGAGAACTCGTACCAGGCGCGCTGGCCGTTGACGCTGTTCTTCTACTGCATCACCGCGCCGCAGACACTGGGCGCCACTCCGCTGGCCGACATCCGCCGGGTCTACCGGGAGATCGACCCCGCGGTACGCGAGGAGTTCGTCCGCCGCCGCTGGATGCTGATGCGCAACTTCCACGGAGATTTCGGCGCGAGCTGGCAGCACGTGTTCGGCACCGACGACCGCGCCGAGGTCGAGGCGTACGCGGCGGCGAACCGGATCACGCTGGAGTGGGTGGGCCGCGACGGGCTGCGTACCCGTGCGGTCCGCGACGTCGTGCACCAGCGGCCCGGCTCGGACATCCCCCGCTGGTTCAACCATGCCACGTTCTTCCACGTGAGCAGCCTGGCCAAGGACCTCCAGGAGGGGCTGCTGGCCATGTTCGGCGCGGACGGGCTGCCGTCGAACACCTACTACGGCGACGGCGGCGAGATCCCCGTCGATGTCATGGACCACCTGCGCGCCGCCTACCGGGCCGCCAGCGTCCGCTTCGACTACCAGCGCGACGACGTGCTGGTGGTCGACAACATGACCGCCGCGCACGGCCGGGAGCCGTACACCGGCCCCCGCAAGATCGCCGTGGCGATGGCCGAACCGCACACCCCCGACACCGATGGAGCACTGTGATGGCCGAGCCCCGATTCCTGGTCGTGCGCAACGACGAGGAGCAGTACTCCATCTGGCCGGCCGGACGGGACCTACCGGCGGGCTGGTACGACGTGGGGTTCGCCGGCACCCGCGAGGAGTGCCTGGCGCACATCGACACCGTGTGGATCGACATGCGCCCCCGTTCGGTGCGGGAGTCGGCGTCATGACCCAGGAGTGGACCTTCCCGGCCTCCTTCGCCCAGGAGCGGGTGTGGACGGCCAACCAGCTCGACCCCGGTTCGCCGGTCTTCAACATCTCCGCGCCGTTCGGGTTTCCGGCCGGCGTCACCGCGACCCAGGTCGCCGAGGCACTCACGCAGGTGGTCGCCCGACACGAGGCACTGCGCACCCACCTGCGGATGGCCGACGGGGTGCTGACGCAGGTCGTCCGGGCCGTCGAGCCGGTGGAGCTGCCGGAGCTGGACCTGACCGACCTGCCCGCCGACGAGCAGCAAGCCCGCGCCACCGACACGCTGGCCGAGCTGGCGCGGACGCCGATCCCGCTGGACGCCCCGCCACTGTGGCGGGCCCGGCTGGTCCGCTTCGCCGCCGACCGGCTCGGGTTGCAGTTCGTGGTGCACCATGCGGTCTTCGACAGCCACTCCGCGGTGCTCTTCGACGCCGAACTGGCCGCGTTCACGCGGGCCGCGCTGACCGGCGCCCCGGCCGACGTACCCGAGCTGCCCATCCAGTACGCCGACTTCGCCGTCTGGCAGCGCGACCAGCTCACCGACGACGAGCTGGACCGGCAGCTCGCCTTCTGGCGCGACAGCCTGGCCGGTGCGCCGACGGTGACCGGCCTGCCGCTGGACCGGCCGCGCCCCGCCCAGCTCGGCTTCGCCGGCGACGAGGTGCGCTTCGACCTTCCCGACGGCCTGCTGGACCGGGTCGGGCAACTCGCCGCTGGCACGTCTGCGACTCCGTACATGGTGCTGTTGGCCACCTTCGCCGCGCTGCTGTCCCGAATCTCGGGCGACCCGCAGGTGGTGGTCGGTGTCTCCACCGCCGGCCGGGACGCCGCCGAGCTGGCCCCGTTGATCGGTATGTTCGTCAACCCGGTCGCGGTGTCCTGCGACCTGACCGGCGACCCGAGCGGCACCGAGCTGATCGGCCGGGTCCGGGCTGGTCTGGTGGGCGCGATGGAACATGGGCAGACGCCGTTCCAGCGGATCGTCGAGGCGGTCGCCGCGCACCGCGACCCGTCGGTGCAGCCGGTGTTCCAGACCGCGCTGAACTTCATCCCGGACTCCGGCCTGGACGTGGTGGCGCTGGGCACCACCAAGGACGACCTGGCCTTCGACATAACGCGCGGCACCAGCCGCCTGGTCTACCGCACCGACCTGTTCGACCGGGCCACCGCCGAGACGGTCGTCGCCCGCTACCTGCGGCTGCTCACCGCCGTCGTCGCCGACCCGGCCACCAGGCTGTCCGCGCTGCCGTTGCTCGACGACGCCGAACGCGACCTGCTGCGCACGTGGGCCGGCACCGGTGGCGAGGTGGTGCCGACCACTGTGGTCGCCGAGGTGCAGCGGCAGGCCGCCGCCACCCCGGCGGCGGCCGCGCTGCTCTGCGACGGGGTGGAGTTGAGCTACGCCGAGCTGTCCGCCCGAGCCAACCGTTTGGCCCGGTTGCTGGTCGAGCGGGGTGCCGGGCCGGAGACCCGGGTCGCGTTGCTGCTGCCCCGATCGGTGGAGCTGCTGGTGGCGATCCTCGCGGTGCTCAAGGCCGGTGCGGCGTACCTGCCCGTGGACACCGACTACCCGGCGAACCGGATCGGCTACCTGCTCACCGACGCGGAGCCGACACTGGTGCTGGCCACCCCGCAGACGGCCGCGCTGGCCGGGGCCGACGCGCTGGTGCTCGACTCCACGACCGCCGCCGACCTCGACGACACCGACCTGCTCGATGACGACCGCCGGTCGCCGCTGCGCCCGGAGCACCCGGCGTACGTCCTCTACACCTCCGGCTCCACCGGCCGGCCCAAGGGCGTGCTGGTGGAGCACCGCGCGGTGACCGCCTACCTGGCCTGGGCCCGAGGCACCTACCCGGGCCTGGCCGGCACCGCCCTGCTGCACTCGCCGATCTCGTTCGACCTGACCGTCACCGGGCTGCTCGGCCCGCTCACCGCCGGCGGCACGGTCCGGCTGGCGGGCATCGACACGCCCGCCGCTCGGGCCGGCGGACCGCCCACGTTCCTCAAGGTCACCCCCAGCCACCTGCCGCTGCTCGACGACGCGCTGTCGCCCACCACCGACCTGGTGATCGGCGGGGAGGCGCTGACCGGCGAGCAGTTGGCCGGCTGGCGGGCGGCGCACCCGGAGGTGACGGTGGTCAACGAGTACGGCCCGACCGAGGCGACCGTCGGTTGCGTCGCGGCCCGGATCGCGCCCGGCCGCCTGGTGCCCGCCGGGCCGGTGCCGATCGGCCAGGCCACCTGGACCACCCGGGTCCACCTGCTCGACGCGGCGTTGAATCCGGTGCCGCCCGGTGTGGTCGGCGAGCTGTATGTCGCCGGGGCGCAACTGGCCCGGGGCTACCTGCGCCGACCGGCCCTCACCGCCGAGCGGTTCCTGCCCTGTCCGTACGGGCCGCCGGGGGAGCGGATGTACCGCACCGGTGACCTTGCCCGGTGGCGAGCCGACGGGACGTTGGAGTACCTGGGCCGCCGCGACGACCAGGTCAAGGTCCGGGGGATGCGGATCGAGCTGGGCGAGATCGAGTCGGTGCTGCGCGCCCGCCCGGACGTGGACGCGGCAACGGTCGTGGTCCGCGCCGACGGCGGGGAGCCGACGCTGGTCGGCTACCTGGTCGGCCCGGTCGACACAGCGGCGCTCGCCGCCGACCTGGCCCTCGAGCTGCCCGCGCACATGGTGCCGAGCGCATTCGTCGTGCTGGACGCGCTGCCGCTGACGCCGAACGGCAAGCTGGACACCGCCGCGCTGCCGGCACCGGCGGTCGCCACCACCGACGGGTTCCTCGCTCCGCGTACCGACGCCGAGGCCCTGGTCGCCGAGGTCTACGCCGACGTCCTCCAGGTGGAGAAGGTCGGCGTCCTCGACGACTTCTTCGCTCTCGGCGGCAACTCGCTACGCGGCATGCGGGCGATGGCCCGCATCCGCGCCGAGGTGGACGTGGAGTTGCCGATGCGAGCGCTGTTCAGCAGCCCGGTGGTGGCCGACCTGGCGGCCCAGATCGAAGCGCGGATCGCCGCCGAGCTCGACGAGCTTTCCGAAACCGAGGTCGCCGCGCTGCTCGTGGCGGAGAAGGACACCCCCTCATGACGGACGTGAAGGACACGGCCCGCGATCCCGCCCGGCAGGCGCTGATCGCCCAACGGTTGCGCCGCCGGTCGGGCGGCGCGCCCACCGCGCGGATCACCCCCCGCCCGCCGGACGCCGAGGTGCCGCTGTCGTACGCCCAGGAGCGGGTCTGGTTCATGGACCAGCTCGCGCCCGGCGAGGCGGCGTACCACATCGCAGTGCCGCTGCGGGTGCGCGGCCCGCTCGATGTCGCGGCGCTGCGCCGCGCGTTGGCCGACCTGACCCGCCGGCACGAATCGCTGCGCACGCGGTTCCCGGCCGACCCCGATGGTCGGCCCACGGTGGTGCTCGACGACCTGGTCGAGGTGCCGCTGACCGTGGTCGACGCCGCCGACGAGGTCGCCGCGCAGGAGTTGATCGACCGGGCCGCCGCCGAGCCGTTCGACCTGGCCAACGGGCCACTGCTGCGCGCCCTGCTGATCCGGTTGACGGCGAGGGAGCACGTGCTGCTGCTCGGCCAGCACCACATCGTCGGTGACGGCTGGTCGGTGGACGTGCTGCTGCGTGACCTGATCAGCCGCTACCGTGACGGGGAGCTGCCCAGCCTGCCGGTGCAGTACGGCGACTTCGCCGTCTGGGAGGCGCGGGAGCTGGCCGCCCCGGGCACCCGCCGGCACCTGGACTGGTGGAGGGACAGGCTCGCCGGCATCACCCCGCTGGAACTGCCATTGGACCTGCCCCGTCCGGCCACCCAGACTTACCGGGGGGACTTCGTCGAGTTCACCGTTGATCGGGTCACCACCGAGGGGCTGGCCGCGCTGACGCGCTCCTACGGCGGGACCCTGTTCATGACGCTGCTTGCCGCGTACCAGGTGTTCCTGGCCCGGCACGCCGGGCAGGACGACTTCGTGGTCGGCGCTTCGGTGGCCGGGCGGTCGGCACCCGAGCTGGAGAACGTGGTCGGCATGTTCGTCAACATGCTGCCGCTGCGCGCCGAGCTGGCCGGCGAACCGAGCTTCATCGAGCTGCTCCAGCGGACCCGCAGGGCGGTGCTGGACGGGCTGGAGCACGCCGAGGTGCCCTTCGCCCGGGTGGTGCACGAGTTGGGGCTGCCGCGCGACGTCAGCCGCTCGCCGGTCTTCCAGGCGATGTTCGTGTTGCAGAACTACGAGATGGGCCGGTTCGCCGGGGTCGCCGACGACGCCGGGGTCGGCTTCGAGTGGCAACCGATGGAGTTGCGCGCCACCCGCTTCGACTTCGAGCTGCACGCAGTCGAGACTGGTGACGGCCTCTGGGGCAAGCTGGTCTTCAACACCGATCTGTTCACCAGGGACACCGTCGAGCGGATGGCGCACCGGCTGACCACCCTGCTGCGCACGGTGGTCGCCACGCCGGACCTGCCGGTCTCCGCACTGGATCTGCTCGCGCCGGCCGAGCGGGAGCTGCTGGCCGGGTGGAACGACACCGCCGGCGACTTCCCGCGGCAGCAGACCCTGCACGCCCCGATCGAGGAGCGCGCCGCCCGTACACCGGATGCGGTCGCGTTGCGGTTCGCCGGCCGATCGACGACGTACGCCGAGCTGAACACGGCGGCGAATCGGGTGGCGCACCGGCTGCGCGCCGCCGGGGTGGGCCCGGAGACCCTGGTCGGGGTCTGCGCGGAACGCTCGGCGGAGCTGGTCGCGGGCCTGCTTGGAGTGCTCAAGGCCGGCGGCGCCTACCTGCCGCTTGACCCGGAGTACCCGGCGGACCGGCTGGCGTTCATGGTCACCGACGCCGCCGCGCCGGTGGTGCTGGTGCAGGGGCATCTGCGTGACGTGTTGCCCGCGACCGACGCCAGCGTGTTCGTCCTGGACGACGAGTCGGCCTGGGCCGACCAGCCGGCGAATGACCCGACTCCGATGGGCGGCCCGGCCAACCTGGCGTACGTCATCTACACATCCGGCTCCACCGGCCGGCCCAAGGGCGTGCCGAACACCCATCGGGGCATTGTCAACCGCCTCGACTGGATGCAGCGCACCTATCACCTCGGCGCCGACGACGCGGTGTTGCAGAAGACCCCGGCCAGCTTCGACGTGTCGGTGTGGGAATTCTTCTGGCCGCTGCGCGAGGGCGCCCGGCTGGTGCTGGCCGATCCGGGCGGTCACAAGGACGCCGGCTACCTGCGCGACCTGCTGGTCACCGAGCGGGTCACCACCGC comes from Micromonospora vinacea and encodes:
- a CDS encoding non-ribosomal peptide synthetase, whose product is MTQEWTFPASFAQERVWTANQLDPGSPVFNISAPFGFPAGVTATQVAEALTQVVARHEALRTHLRMADGVLTQVVRAVEPVELPELDLTDLPADEQQARATDTLAELARTPIPLDAPPLWRARLVRFAADRLGLQFVVHHAVFDSHSAVLFDAELAAFTRAALTGAPADVPELPIQYADFAVWQRDQLTDDELDRQLAFWRDSLAGAPTVTGLPLDRPRPAQLGFAGDEVRFDLPDGLLDRVGQLAAGTSATPYMVLLATFAALLSRISGDPQVVVGVSTAGRDAAELAPLIGMFVNPVAVSCDLTGDPSGTELIGRVRAGLVGAMEHGQTPFQRIVEAVAAHRDPSVQPVFQTALNFIPDSGLDVVALGTTKDDLAFDITRGTSRLVYRTDLFDRATAETVVARYLRLLTAVVADPATRLSALPLLDDAERDLLRTWAGTGGEVVPTTVVAEVQRQAAATPAAAALLCDGVELSYAELSARANRLARLLVERGAGPETRVALLLPRSVELLVAILAVLKAGAAYLPVDTDYPANRIGYLLTDAEPTLVLATPQTAALAGADALVLDSTTAADLDDTDLLDDDRRSPLRPEHPAYVLYTSGSTGRPKGVLVEHRAVTAYLAWARGTYPGLAGTALLHSPISFDLTVTGLLGPLTAGGTVRLAGIDTPAARAGGPPTFLKVTPSHLPLLDDALSPTTDLVIGGEALTGEQLAGWRAAHPEVTVVNEYGPTEATVGCVAARIAPGRLVPAGPVPIGQATWTTRVHLLDAALNPVPPGVVGELYVAGAQLARGYLRRPALTAERFLPCPYGPPGERMYRTGDLARWRADGTLEYLGRRDDQVKVRGMRIELGEIESVLRARPDVDAATVVVRADGGEPTLVGYLVGPVDTAALAADLALELPAHMVPSAFVVLDALPLTPNGKLDTAALPAPAVATTDGFLAPRTDAEALVAEVYADVLQVEKVGVLDDFFALGGNSLRGMRAMARIRAEVDVELPMRALFSSPVVADLAAQIEARIAAELDELSETEVAALLVAEKDTPS